From Bdellovibrio bacteriovorus, a single genomic window includes:
- a CDS encoding ribonucleotide-diphosphate reductase subunit beta, with protein MILDPGFNLTLRPMKYPVMYEMYKNGIKNTWTVDEVDFSTDLVDLHTKLTPAERHLISRLVAFFATGDSIVGNNLVLNLYKHVNSPEGRMYLSRQLYEEALHVQFYLTLLDTYIPNPDERAEAFSAIENIPSIKKKADFCFKWIDSINELNELKTKEDRRRFLMNLICFATCVEGLFFYAAFAYVYFLRSKGLLAGLASGTNWVFRDESMHMAFAIEVIKTARKEEPDLFNSQMEDMVVQMLEDAIECEMDFANDVLHLGVAGLSAKDMRQYLEYCADQRLESLNIAPRYNVKNPFSFMELQDMQELANFFERRVSAYQVGVSGAVAFDEAF; from the coding sequence AAAAACACTTGGACTGTAGATGAAGTTGATTTCTCTACAGACCTTGTAGACTTGCACACAAAATTGACTCCAGCGGAAAGACATTTGATCTCTCGCCTCGTGGCTTTCTTTGCAACAGGTGACTCTATCGTTGGTAACAACCTAGTGTTGAACTTGTACAAACACGTGAACTCTCCTGAGGGCCGTATGTACTTGTCTCGCCAGCTTTATGAAGAAGCTTTGCACGTTCAGTTCTATCTGACTTTGTTGGACACTTACATCCCAAATCCAGATGAGCGCGCGGAAGCGTTCTCGGCGATTGAAAACATTCCTTCTATCAAGAAGAAAGCCGATTTCTGCTTTAAATGGATTGATTCTATCAACGAGTTGAACGAGCTAAAAACCAAAGAAGATCGTCGTCGTTTCTTGATGAACTTGATCTGCTTTGCAACTTGCGTGGAAGGTTTGTTCTTCTATGCAGCCTTTGCTTATGTTTACTTCTTGCGCTCAAAAGGTCTTCTTGCGGGTCTAGCATCTGGTACAAACTGGGTGTTCCGTGACGAGTCTATGCACATGGCTTTTGCGATCGAAGTTATTAAAACAGCTCGCAAAGAAGAACCAGATCTTTTCAATTCACAAATGGAAGACATGGTTGTGCAAATGCTTGAAGACGCTATCGAGTGTGAAATGGACTTCGCTAATGACGTTCTTCACCTGGGTGTTGCAGGTCTTTCAGCAAAAGATATGCGCCAATATCTTGAGTATTGCGCCGATCAACGCCTTGAAAGCTTGAACATTGCTCCACGCTACAACGTGAAAAATCCATTCTCGTTCATGGAGCTTCAAGACATGCAAGAGCTTGCAAACTTCTTCGAACGCCGTGTTTCTGCTTACCAAGTGGGTGTGAGCGGTGCGGTTGCTTTCGACGAGGCTTTCTAG